The genomic window GTCACCGTCAGCTCCGACCTCGATGTTGTCCTGCGTGGGCCGGTCGAGGAGGTGTGTGAAGGGCAAATCAGCACACGGCGTCTGGCCGAGATGACGCGTTGTGCAGGCCAGGACTGTGCCTAGGTTCGCACCCGAGCCATGAAGAACAGCCCTGCGATCGCGAAAATCGTATTGGGCAGCCAGGCCGCAGTTAGTGGGGCCAGGGCGCCTGCTTCTCCTAGGGCGCCCGTCACCCGCAGCAGCATCATGAAAACCAGCACTGTGGCCAGGGATAGACCAATTCCGTAGGCCGCGCCACCGCGCTTGGCGCTGGTCGCTAGGGGCGCGCCAAAGAGGATGATCACGAGTGTGGTGAACGGTATCGAGATCTTCTGCTCTCGTTTCACCAACAGCTCGTTGGCGTTTCCACCGGTGCGCTGGATGATGTCGGCGAAGCGGTCGATCTCCGCATACGTCATCTCGTCTGGCTCTGGCGGGACCTCAAGCAATTCGTCCGGCTTTTCCAGGATTGCTGGAATCACCATCCGGTCGAACTCAAAGGTGGTTACCGAACTGTCGGTCGGGAATGTCCGGAGGTAGCCCTGAGCAAGCGTCCACCCACCGCCTTCGTCATACCGAGCGGCCTGGGCCGAAACATGCATGGGGCCGTCAGAGTTGCCGGGGCCTCGCTCCATGATGAGGCCTGTCACACGCCCGTCTGAGGCCGTGAGGCGGTCGACCTGCCATGTAACGCCGGCTTCTGACTCGTATACGAAGTCAGAACGCCAGGATCGACCCGGGGTCTCCGATCGCAGGATCTGCGCCGAAATTCGGTTGGCTCGTGGCACAAGTTCAGACAGCCCCAGGGCCGCTCCGGTCAGGAGAACCCCGATGAGAAGCAGGGGCAGTGAGAGCCGATGAAATGAGATCCCACCTGCTTTCGCAGCCACGATTTCGTGATGCGTCGTCATGCCGTGAATCGTGAACACTGTCGCTAGCAGGGCAGCGACGGGAAACGACCACTGGATGAACAGCGGAAGCTGGTAGAGATACGACTGCGCTACCTCAGCGCCTGAGAGTCCCCGGTCGATGTAGTCGTCGAGGTTCTCCGCGATGTCTCCGATTATAAAGAGTGGTGGTGAGGCTGCGAGCACCATCAAGAAGAGCTTGAGGAAGGTGCTGACGACCAGCCGGTCCAGGATCCTGAACATCAGCTTGCCCCCTCGCCCGACCGGTTCGACCCGAAGAATCCCGCGATCGTATCTCCGATCCCACCGCCGCGACTGGTGCCCGCGGAATGCCCCATGCGGGCCAGCAGGAAGAGTGCCGCCACAAAGAAGACCACATTCCCGAGCCACATTGATATGGCTGGGTCTGCGATGCGCCGGTCGGCGAGCGATTCGCCGCCCAGAAGCCCTACCCAGTAAACGAAGAAGATCACGGCCGACGCCACCACAACGAAACCAACTCCCGCCGTCGGGAATCGGAGAGCGAGCGGCGGTCCGATCAGGACGAATACCAGACACGCGATCGCGATCGCCCACTTCTTGTGGATCTCTACACGGAAGCGATTGATTGATTGCTCGAGTGCGGCCGCACGGGCTGCGCGCGCGCGGGTCCCCGCGACGACCTGCTGAGTCAACGCGTCCCGGGAGAGGTAGGTGCCGCGGGTGCCGACGATGTCTCTCCTCCGGGCCTCACCCGTCCAGGCCGTATCAGCGGCTATGGGCTGGTTGAGCGCGACGCGCACCGACTGCATCGAGAGTTCCCGGCTCTCCGTGCGGATCGTGTCCAGTTGGGCTAAGCGGTTCCGTACGTTTTCGCGGAGCAGCGCAAAGCCCATTTCGCGATCCGAACGGTCGGAACCGCCGAGCCGACGCTCAAGCTCGTTCCCCACGTTACGAAGAGGAATAATCTGCTTTTCGAAGTACAGGCGTTGGAAGCCGCCGTCGACCTGTACCTCATGCACAACGCCGTCGTAGAGGGTGAGGTAGAGATCAGTCCGCTCATCGTTGAACGCCATTTCACCCGATGCAGCATAAGTGGTGTTTTGACGCTCCGGATCGTTCGAATTAAAGATCCGAACGTTTTCCATTTCGTTGGCCTTGTGATCAATTCGGTCGGCGGTCAAGAAGAATCGATCGATTCCGTTACCTGTCCTAAGTTCGTTGACGACCTGCTCACGCAATTCGAGCGTCGGACTCTTGCGGCCAATGTCGAGTAGAAGATTTTTTAATGCGTGATTCGATTCAGGCAGGATGGTGTCATTGAAAAACAGCATGATGAGCGTCGCGATGATGCCGAGGCCGACCACGGGTGTCATGATACGTGCAGGTCGTACACCTCCAGCGGACATCGCGGTTAGCTCATTGGACGAGGCCATCTCGCTAAATGCATACAGGACCGCGACGAGAACGGACATCGGGAGGGACAGCGCGATCGTATGAGGTAAGGACAAGTAGAGAAACTCACCGATCACACTCCAGGGGAGGCCCTTGCCAACCAAGGAATCCACGCGCTGCGCGAGCGCATTCACAAAGATCAATCCCGTGATCGCGGTCAGCGAAAAGAGAAAAGGGCCGAGGTGGGCCCTGATCAGGTATCTGGCTAGAACACCTATACGCATCGCAGCGGTTCTCGTTTCCTCTTGGGTGGACATGCGTCCGGCTTGATTCCGCGACTCGTTACACTGCTTGTGGCCCTTGTGGTCCCCTTAATTGCGAGGGATACAGACGTGCGTCCGGGCGCCACCCGCAGCGGCGTGGAATCGACGGACTCCCGAGGCCTGGGGCCAGCCCCCAGGCCGGCGATCTCGGACACCATCCTGCGGCCTGATCTGACACTGCCGAGCGGTGCGGTTCGGGCAGGGCTCACCGCCTCGGCGGATGAGCCACACGTGACGCTTGGCATGCGCCGGATTCGGGTCGGACCAGGGGGGCTGGGGCAACCGCGGACGGTGCCGGTCGGGACTGCGTCGACGATCGGCCCACTTCCTAGGATTACTCTAGAGCCGATCGATCAAATCGTCCTCAGAGGAAACGTTCGAAATCTGGGCCTGTCGGGTGCCGATCTTTTCTTGCCCCCGGCGCCGCGGTCGAGGGTTCTCCAAGTTCCGGAGGATACCGACGGCCGCTTCGTCACCGATTACGCAGACCTGGCGTTGAATGTCCGCAGTCGCATGGAACTCGGTGGCGCTTGGAGTCGCTTCGAACCGTGCGACGCGACGTTCGGAGTGGGTTGTAACCCGTCGCTCATTCCACAACTGAGTCCGGACGTGCAGTTCGGGGTCCAAGTGAACGGATCCATTCTGGACCGGGTCTTCGTGGATGTCGATTTTGATCAGGCACGGGAGTTCGATGCCGCGAACCGGATCAACTTTTTCTATCAGGGCGGTGAAGATGACGTGCTCCGAAGGCTCGAAGTTGGTGACGTCACTTTTCGTCTCCCTCAATCCCGATTCCTGACCGAAGGGATCCCAGCAGGGAACTTTGGATTTCAGGCTGAGGGTCAGGTGGGCGCCGTCGATTTTCAGACCGTCTGGGCTCAGCAACGTGGCGATCTCAATTCGCGCGTATTCCAGCTTTCCGGCCTGGGTGACCAACGTGGCTTCGTCCAGGAAGACACGCTGGTTCTAGACGACGCGGACTACGTACAGGGTCAGTTCTTTTTCCTGGTGGATCCAACGCAGATCGATCTTTATCCGCACGTCGATGCACTTCAGTTGGATCCGGCGTCAGCGCCGGCCAGAATCACACCGGGTGACCAGCCGCTGCAGCTTTACCGCTTCGAGGACGATCCTGTCTTTCGTCAGCAGGTCGAAGGCTTCATCCAGGCCGATGCGGTCGCTGATGACGGGGTTACCGAGGTCCGCGAGTCCGGCTGGTTCCGGTATCTCCAGGAAGGAGTCGACTATTCCGTGCACTCCAGTGGACTGTGGGTCGCACTCCGACAGCCACTGAGCCGAGAGGAGATGCTGGCGGTCACGTATATAACGGCGGTGGGCGACACGATCGGCGACTACAACCCCGAATTGATCTACAACCAGGGAGGCCGGCCTGAACTGAGGCTTCTCAAGGCTTCTGGCGCGAATCATCAGCCTGGCAGGCCGACGTGGGAGCGAGAGATGCACCAGATCTACCGCGTCTCGGGGTCACCGGATGTCGAGGCTGGATCCGTCGACCTTTCGGTGTCGCTTGGAGAGCTATCCGCCGGTCGCACGTTCAAACGCAGGCCGAACGGGTCGGACATCACGTTCCTCCGGCTCTTCGGACTCGATGAGGAAGCGCCGACAGATCGCATCGATCCATCGTTCGTGTACTCACCCGGCCAGGATTTCTTCCAGGATCAGCCACCCGTACAGGGGACGTTCATCGTATTCCCGACGCTTCGGCCGTTTGTCGAGCCGCCGCCCGTCCCGGCGCTCAGCCTCAACGAGTTCGTGGCTGGACAGATTCTGGGCGATGACGCGAACGTCGGGATCTACGAGCAGGAGGACCCTTTCGAGCGGAGGAACGCTGGTCGCTTCCGACTGACCCTTTCGTACCGAATCCGTTCTCAAGGGGTCATCTCATCGTTCTCCCTCGGCGCCTTCGGAATCCGTGACGGGAGTGAGCGGATATTGCTCGACGATCGCGCGCTCACGCGTGGGATCGACTATGAGATCGACTACGATGTGGGCCAAGTGCGTCTCCTGGAACCTGAAATACTGTTCGCATCAGCGCCCAATGCGTCTGTTCGGGCCACTTGGGAGCAGCGTTCTCTTTTTCAGGTTACGCCGACGCAGGTGTTTGGCTTCAAGACCCATGTGGACCTCGGCTCGAAGGGCGGCATGGACCTTCTCGGGCTCTACCGTTCTGAGAGGTCGGTTGCCAATCGGCCGATCCTTGGGACCGAGCCAGGCGCGGCACTCCTTGGTGGACTCAATGGTCGGTACGACACCTCGGTCAGCTGGGCGGACCGGGTGCTGGAGTCGATTCCAGGTCTGAATGTCGCAGGGGTTTCCACGTTCTCCACGAACGGAGAAATCGCTCTGTCGGTACCGAATCCGAACACGCTTGGGCAGAGCTTCGTCGACGACTTCGACGGTGCTGCGGAACTCCCGATCGCTCTCCGGGCACCGAACTGGATCCTCGGCAGCGCACCGGAGTTTAGAGACGGCGCCGAGTTGGTGCTGCCAGACGTGGTCGACGAATCAACAGCCGGTTCACTGGTCTGGCAGCACACCTGGGTACTACGGTCGCCTTCGGGGGACAGTCTCGGGGTGCACGAAGGTCTATTCCCCCGTGCGGACATCGACAACCAGATCAGAGTCGCGGGGTCCGAGGTGCGTGAGTCTGGCCTCCTTCTCTCCCTCGGCTCTAGTCTGTCAGGTGCTCCCCCTGGCTGGCGATCGGTCACGACACCGCTATCGACGAACGGCTTGGATCTTACGAAGACCGAATTTCTGGAGTTCTACGCGGCGGGCGGTCAGAGCCTCTCCCTTGTCATCGATCTCGGAATAGTCAGCGAAGACGCGTTTTTCGTCGATGATCAGGGAAACACCGCGGGCACGCGGTCCGACGGGAGGCCATGGGGACTCGGTATGCTCGATCAGGAAGCAGACCCACGCCTTGGGGAGATCTGGAGTGATGCCCGAGATCAGGTCGGGGTGTGGGACAAGTCGTGTCTGGCCGAGCGCGGCAGGATCTATCCGATCGGTGATCCGAGCGCGGTATGCACCAGGGGCAACGGCCGTCCCGACACGGAGGACGTCGATTCCGACGGGAATCTCGACACAGCGGAGCGACACCTGCGGTACGTCGTGGAGCTGAGCGGCAGCTCGCCGTTTCTCGAGCGCACCACCCAGGAGACTGGGACGGGCTTCCAACTTTACCGGGTGCCGATCCGTGGTTCGGGTGCGGTCGAGGTCGGCGGCGCGATCTCTGATGCCGACCTCCGTGCCGTTCGGCACCTCCGCATAACGGTGTCGGGAGCCGGCGGTGAGGTACAGCTCGCGCGGATGCGTTTGGTCGGCTCACGGTGGATCAAACGGGCGGGCGGGGGCGTGCTCGATGGGATCATCGGCGACACGCTTTCTATTGGCGGCCGGCTCGAGGTCTCCACGGTCTCGGTCGTTACGGAGGGAAGCGACTATGTCTCGCCTCCCGGAGTACTCGAGGAGATGGCCGACCCGACGCAGGCTTTCATCGGGCAGGGAATCGAATTCAATGAAAAGTCGTTGGGGCTCGTATTCGAGGACGTGCCCGATCAAGGTCGGGCTGAGGTCTATTTTCGCTTTCCACAGCGCCCGAGGGATTTTCTGTCGTATCGTGAGGCCCGCCTTTGGGCGGTCGCCCGCTCAGGGGATTTCGGCACGACCCGCGGCAATCGATTCTTCTTCAAGGTCGGGAGTGACTCCGAGAATTTCTATCTCTTCCGGACCGCTCTGAGCCCTCCTGTGTCGGGCGGATTGACGTCGGCCGACTGGCTTCCGGAGGTCGTAATCGATTTCACCCAATGGCTGGACCTGAGACGTCGGGCAGAGGAATTGCTGTCGACGGCGCCCCCGGCGCCCGGCGATCCTCCGGTCCAGGTCTGGTCGACTGACTCGACGTATGCGGTCGTTCTGGGCGATCGTGGTCGGGCGCCGAACCTGGCAGCGGTGCGGGAGCTCTCCATGGGCGTCTGGAACGAGAGTGGTCTCCCCTCTACCGGCGAGATCTGGATCGATGAACTTCGCCTTGGCCGCCCCGTTCGGGACCCAGGCTTCGCAGGTTCCTTCAACGCTGAATTCGACGCTGCCGGCGTCCTCGTGACCCGCCTGAACTTCACGGATCGCGGTGCGTTCTTCAGACAACTTGGGGATCGGGCGACCTACCAGAACGACCGCACGCTGAACCTCTCGTCAGCGCTGGCTATCGATCGCTGGCTGCCGAGTGGTTGGGGATTGGACATCCCGGTCACCTTCGATCTGGCAAAATCCAGTCAGGCTCCGGTCCTCCTCGCGAATTCCGACGTTCGTGCCGATCAGATTGCAAGTCTGCGCAATACGGAAGCTAATCAGACTCGCGTCGGCATTTCCTTGCGGAAAAGGACGCAGACCGCGAATCCCGTCCTCAGCTTCCTCTTGGACGGCCTCGACGCGCGAGCCTCTATGAGCAGCGTAGATGGTTCGACGGTCACGACAGAGAACGAGTCGACCACGTTAGATGCGGGGGTGGGGTGGTTCCGGGAGCCGGAGACCAAGGACTTCGGGATCGTCCCGGGTTTTGCCCAGGACGTGGTTCGTGCCGTATTGCCGGGATTTCTCGAGGACAAGATCGCAGACTCTCGTCTCCGGCTGACGCCTGTGCGTCTTTCGTTGGGGACGTCCTATTTCCAGCAACGCAGTGAGGTCTTCCGTTACGAAGAGATCGTAGTCCGCCCGGACGACGCACTCGCGATCGCGACGTTTGCCCCGCGCGAGTTGCTACAGTTTGCTGCAGACATGCGCCTGCGTCCGCTCGAGCCACTCACTGCCGACTTCACCTTCCTCTCGGTGCGTGATCTTCTCGAGCCGGTGAAGGCCAGCGCGGATATGGATGTGCAGGAGCTGATTGAGGCGGAGCGAGCTCGGCTCGCGGGCCTCGATCTCGGCTGGGAGACGAATCGGACGCTACGTACTGACTTCGTCTACCGCCCCTCCATCGTATCCTGGCTCAGGAGTGACATCGACTGGTCTACGGTCTATCAAAGCGATCGGAATACGAACTTTGTCGAGCGCAAGACCGCGGGGGCTGACACGACCACGGTGCTCGCCCGAAATGCCCGCGGCCAGCGCGATTGGGGGGCTACGACCGGCGTGAATCCGTCTGCACTGGCAGTCGCCTGGTTCGGGGAGGCGTCCGATGGTGACGATCTAGCGGTCGCACAATTGCGTTCGATCGTCTCCGCCGTCCGTCCAATTACGGTGACGTATCGTGACGGGATCACGTCGCGGTTCAATCGTGCCCCGGTTGATCCACGTTTCGATTATCAGTTG from Longimicrobiales bacterium includes these protein-coding regions:
- a CDS encoding LptF/LptG family permease, which produces MFRILDRLVVSTFLKLFLMVLAASPPLFIIGDIAENLDDYIDRGLSGAEVAQSYLYQLPLFIQWSFPVAALLATVFTIHGMTTHHEIVAAKAGGISFHRLSLPLLLIGVLLTGAALGLSELVPRANRISAQILRSETPGRSWRSDFVYESEAGVTWQVDRLTASDGRVTGLIMERGPGNSDGPMHVSAQAARYDEGGGWTLAQGYLRTFPTDSSVTTFEFDRMVIPAILEKPDELLEVPPEPDEMTYAEIDRFADIIQRTGGNANELLVKREQKISIPFTTLVIILFGAPLATSAKRGGAAYGIGLSLATVLVFMMLLRVTGALGEAGALAPLTAAWLPNTIFAIAGLFFMARVRT
- a CDS encoding LptF/LptG family permease, with the translated sequence MRIGVLARYLIRAHLGPFLFSLTAITGLIFVNALAQRVDSLVGKGLPWSVIGEFLYLSLPHTIALSLPMSVLVAVLYAFSEMASSNELTAMSAGGVRPARIMTPVVGLGIIATLIMLFFNDTILPESNHALKNLLLDIGRKSPTLELREQVVNELRTGNGIDRFFLTADRIDHKANEMENVRIFNSNDPERQNTTYAASGEMAFNDERTDLYLTLYDGVVHEVQVDGGFQRLYFEKQIIPLRNVGNELERRLGGSDRSDREMGFALLRENVRNRLAQLDTIRTESRELSMQSVRVALNQPIAADTAWTGEARRRDIVGTRGTYLSRDALTQQVVAGTRARAARAAALEQSINRFRVEIHKKWAIAIACLVFVLIGPPLALRFPTAGVGFVVVASAVIFFVYWVGLLGGESLADRRIADPAISMWLGNVVFFVAALFLLARMGHSAGTSRGGGIGDTIAGFFGSNRSGEGAS